A window of the candidate division KSB1 bacterium genome harbors these coding sequences:
- a CDS encoding PAS domain-containing protein → MGAVNTDQDQGMTKLYAGVIDHLPWGICVVDREGRIVLMNRFQERLSAVRRTDVIGRCLYDSPGVRASGLDKAVRQVLASGRPWRGPIIELAGERSEGESEQAFRDEVLPIRSQDRVVGALILSIPAAEEAKLQKERDQVRLRLQSVLEALPAPVMVVDADFGIVRLNSAYARLFTSRPAEELIGQRCYAVLRGHAEMCEDCPVPEALRSGKWVRSELKRGDESSAPKVAVSALALLDRGQVMLVGEEPRTEGRQEGVLSASQREALQREIALQVARMRARAAYAEGVLNHTEEMVAVLSEEGWVLFANRAFADFVQRAPDQLTGCQFLSLSGTQPVAHLQVTFQEALASETAVQGELTWQASPQEERHVEYRWTPFVLADGSKVIALCARDVTERVRSRERQAFQEKMASLAVLAGRVAHEINNPLEALQNHVSLLEMEIARGGDVAGVRAELEAIQKQIRQIAGVTSFLLGFTKSSPEEYGPVDVATVLRNATAVSEITRASADITVQTNIAPNLPRVRGSESDLERCFVNILRNAAEAIVDKGVVRIVASHNAQTGNVQIEISDTGVGIPEQLLPHIFEPFFTTKKVSRQAGLGLSLCYGIISDHGGHIEVKSQHGRGTTVTISLPAVVMEPQSIGARA, encoded by the coding sequence ATGGGTGCGGTCAATACGGATCAAGATCAGGGGATGACCAAGCTCTACGCAGGTGTGATCGACCACCTGCCGTGGGGCATTTGCGTGGTCGACAGAGAGGGGCGCATTGTGCTCATGAACCGCTTTCAGGAGCGCCTCTCGGCGGTGAGACGCACCGATGTCATTGGGCGATGCTTGTACGATAGTCCAGGTGTCCGGGCCAGTGGTCTTGATAAGGCCGTGCGCCAGGTCTTGGCCAGTGGGCGGCCCTGGCGGGGACCCATCATCGAGCTGGCAGGCGAAAGGTCAGAGGGAGAGTCGGAGCAAGCCTTCCGTGACGAGGTGCTCCCCATCCGCAGTCAGGACCGAGTTGTGGGTGCACTTATCCTCAGCATCCCTGCGGCCGAGGAGGCAAAGCTTCAAAAGGAGCGTGATCAGGTCAGGCTCAGGCTACAGAGCGTGCTTGAGGCACTCCCGGCGCCGGTCATGGTCGTCGACGCGGACTTTGGCATCGTTCGCTTGAACAGCGCATATGCGCGGCTGTTTACTTCTCGTCCCGCGGAAGAATTGATTGGCCAGCGGTGCTATGCTGTGCTCCGTGGCCATGCAGAGATGTGCGAGGACTGTCCGGTGCCCGAGGCCCTGCGTTCGGGCAAATGGGTGCGTTCCGAGCTCAAGCGTGGGGACGAGTCCTCTGCGCCAAAGGTCGCGGTCTCGGCCTTGGCGCTCTTGGACAGAGGCCAAGTGATGCTCGTTGGCGAGGAACCTCGCACCGAGGGCAGGCAGGAGGGGGTGCTCAGCGCGTCGCAAAGGGAAGCGCTGCAGCGAGAGATCGCCCTGCAAGTGGCAAGGATGCGCGCCCGGGCTGCCTATGCGGAAGGGGTGCTGAATCATACCGAGGAGATGGTCGCGGTGCTGTCCGAAGAGGGTTGGGTGTTGTTCGCGAACAGGGCGTTTGCCGACTTTGTGCAACGTGCACCGGACCAACTTACCGGCTGCCAGTTCCTGAGCTTGAGTGGCACCCAGCCCGTCGCACACCTGCAAGTCACTTTCCAGGAGGCCCTTGCGAGCGAGACCGCGGTCCAGGGGGAACTAACTTGGCAGGCCTCGCCCCAGGAGGAGCGCCATGTAGAGTACCGGTGGACGCCGTTTGTGCTGGCAGATGGGAGCAAAGTTATCGCCCTGTGTGCCAGGGATGTGACCGAGCGGGTGCGTTCTCGGGAGCGGCAGGCCTTCCAAGAGAAGATGGCCAGCCTAGCAGTCCTGGCAGGACGGGTGGCGCACGAGATCAACAACCCGTTGGAAGCGCTGCAAAACCACGTGAGTCTCTTGGAGATGGAGATCGCCAGAGGGGGAGACGTGGCAGGGGTGCGCGCCGAACTGGAAGCTATCCAAAAACAAATCCGCCAGATTGCGGGGGTCACCAGTTTTCTCCTGGGCTTTACAAAGAGCTCACCCGAGGAGTATGGGCCGGTGGATGTGGCTACTGTCCTGCGCAACGCTACCGCAGTCTCGGAAATCACACGCGCCTCTGCGGATATCACGGTGCAGACCAACATTGCGCCTAACCTGCCAAGGGTTCGGGGGAGCGAAAGCGATCTGGAGCGATGTTTTGTCAACATACTGCGGAATGCTGCCGAGGCCATTGTGGATAAAGGGGTGGTGCGGATTGTGGCCAGTCACAATGCACAGACCGGCAACGTCCAGATAGAAATCAGCGACACAGGCGTGGGTATTCCCGAGCAGCTCCTGCCGCACATTTTCGAGCCGTTCTTTACCACCAAGAAAGTGAGCCGACAGGCAGGGCTTGGCCTGTCGCTGTGCTATGGCATAATCTCCGACCACGGCGGACACATCGAAGTGAAGAGCCAGCATGGGCGGGGAACTACGGTGACCATTTCCCTGCCGGCTGTGGTCATGGAACCGCAGTCCATAGGAGCGCGAGCATGA
- a CDS encoding sigma-54 dependent transcriptional regulator, with amino-acid sequence MNANERLILVVDDEEDSLSSRLELLRNLGYACVGVSNGHQALAVLRDKKPWVILADLVMPHMSGIELLKAALEQDPDVVVVIYTGYASIDSAKKAIREGAFDYIPKPFSSDDLRIVMERALKYAELTRENSALRSQIEAGPRPDKIVGTSDAIKKILEQVKKVARTSANVMITGESGTGKELVARAIHYYSNRAARPFVPVDCAALPENLLESELFGHERGAFTGAVTTKEGLIEIAHGGTLFLDEIAEMSYNLQGKLLRVLEELEFRRVGGKKLIGVDIRVVSATNVDPEEAVASKRLRHELFYRLCVVNIKVPPLRERAEDIPLLAYHFLREFSKSNQIEVAKISNEALQALQRYHWPGNVRELQNAIEHAVSMCTTGTVELRDLPESVRSLGKGAQPPVPTDLPFHEAKEQVVQRFEREYLERLIRRHGGNISRAAEAAGLNRKTIYRMLDEYNLTKEAIYTGDAGDD; translated from the coding sequence ATGAACGCGAATGAACGACTCATCCTGGTCGTGGACGACGAAGAGGATTCGCTCAGCAGTCGTCTGGAACTGTTGCGCAACTTGGGCTACGCGTGCGTGGGGGTCAGCAATGGCCATCAGGCGCTGGCCGTGCTCAGGGACAAGAAGCCTTGGGTTATCCTGGCCGATCTGGTCATGCCGCACATGAGTGGTATTGAGCTGTTGAAGGCGGCGTTGGAGCAGGACCCTGATGTGGTGGTGGTCATTTACACGGGCTATGCTTCCATCGACAGCGCCAAGAAGGCCATCCGCGAGGGAGCTTTTGACTACATCCCTAAGCCCTTCTCCAGCGACGACTTGCGGATCGTCATGGAAAGGGCGCTCAAATACGCCGAATTGACCAGGGAAAACTCCGCCCTGCGTTCGCAGATCGAGGCGGGGCCCAGGCCGGACAAGATTGTGGGGACCAGCGATGCAATCAAGAAGATTCTCGAGCAAGTGAAGAAGGTCGCTCGCACCAGTGCGAACGTAATGATCACCGGTGAGTCAGGAACGGGAAAAGAACTGGTCGCGCGCGCCATCCACTATTACAGTAACCGTGCAGCCCGCCCATTTGTGCCGGTTGATTGCGCGGCGTTGCCGGAGAATCTTCTGGAAAGCGAGCTTTTTGGCCATGAGCGCGGCGCGTTCACCGGAGCGGTGACTACCAAGGAGGGCCTAATCGAAATCGCCCATGGGGGCACCTTGTTCCTCGATGAAATCGCCGAGATGAGCTACAACCTTCAAGGGAAACTGCTGCGCGTCCTTGAGGAGCTTGAGTTCCGGCGCGTGGGCGGCAAGAAGCTCATTGGTGTGGACATCCGCGTGGTCTCCGCTACGAATGTGGATCCCGAGGAGGCCGTGGCCAGCAAGCGCCTCCGCCACGAGCTCTTCTACCGACTCTGCGTGGTCAATATTAAAGTGCCCCCGCTCCGAGAGCGTGCTGAAGACATACCTTTGCTTGCGTACCATTTCCTGCGCGAGTTCAGCAAGTCCAACCAGATCGAGGTGGCAAAGATTTCCAACGAGGCGCTGCAGGCCCTTCAGCGTTACCACTGGCCAGGGAATGTGCGCGAGCTCCAGAATGCCATTGAACACGCCGTTTCCATGTGCACGACTGGCACCGTCGAGCTACGGGACCTCCCGGAGAGCGTACGCTCGCTGGGCAAGGGAGCCCAGCCCCCGGTGCCGACAGATCTGCCGTTCCACGAGGCGAAGGAACAGGTGGTTCAGCGATTTGAGCGGGAGTATCTGGAGCGCCTCATTCGCCGCCATGGAGGCAACATCTCCCGCGCAGCTGAAGCCGCTGGGCTGAATAGGAAGACGATTTATCGCATGCTCGATGAGTACAACCTGACAAAAGAGGCCATCTACACGGGCGATGCAGGCGACGACTGA
- a CDS encoding response regulator gives MVAKSGSRKKQIVVATVDPEIEAIFARDLADVRFQVTCLRKAGDVLLHILEDKVDLLIVDLDLSGIHGIDLVPIVRRSRPRLPIVVISRDFNYQVRQMVAQEGVTYQIFKPLDMREVSELVTTARTLLA, from the coding sequence ATGGTGGCGAAATCAGGATCACGCAAGAAGCAGATCGTGGTGGCGACGGTGGACCCAGAGATTGAGGCGATTTTTGCGCGCGACTTGGCTGACGTGCGCTTCCAGGTGACGTGCCTGCGTAAGGCAGGGGATGTGCTTCTGCACATCCTCGAGGACAAGGTCGACTTGCTTATTGTTGACCTTGATCTCTCTGGAATACACGGGATTGACCTGGTCCCGATTGTGCGCCGCAGTAGGCCGAGGTTGCCCATCGTGGTCATTTCCCGCGATTTCAATTATCAGGTGCGCCAAATGGTGGCGCAGGAGGGAGTCACGTACCAGATTTTCAAGCCGCTGGATATGCGAGAGGTCAGCGAGCTGGTCACTACCGCGCGTACCCTACTGGCGTAG
- a CDS encoding PKD domain-containing protein has translation MRRKRLEGAISRGTWGAGRVFLLVAVAAVGMAASAVEGGNVLSVQGTRFLLDGKPFEMWGIRVVNALWDDQQTQELLAAMPQYRAYGINTLGVNLQGGSPGFEIDANGKWYSNSAFRSDGTLKPEYMERLRAILERARELDMVVNVGYFYQRQCRKMALTPNLDKDHWDNPAAIYRAVRNATEWLRPYRHVFLDIANEYGHGGYQYPEVFSTARRPADRVPLAKALVDTVHAVDPDRLCGISPMSDEGIIDIPTADICYTHGHPQPHMSGNRPQVNNEQLNRGSNGVYTQDLKQQITSEAVLERENGNYWFWHSAWIQYYPFNFMLTGEGTEASPGDGWILDFIASVSNKLYLVITQPTQNRVDLGQPITFEGEAYDGDGTLITDPSAYSWSYDRVGGSQDVPLGTGRTGTVTFTMPGTYHLQLRVTHAGQTKSKTCTIYAGTQAGHPLPLGVDGMFPAMAVDKYGRAHLVFLGTEGVYYMRFNLSTWSEPERIPGSGGAWARCHNSLDIALDSNGLPHVAWYSEGKIKYAARLSDTWTAPQYVATAEKFAIALDTYNNVWVLYRGKYMGSEAPFYRVKSADAASFGDSVLVYYTVTDRTHAYCDIASGPNGDVHLLWRWDNMGEDYDPLYRSYRSGRWGAVENIDNSEEKIGEGLFIAVHPNGTPYVSYWDRAAWVARRTGESNWPKMRVPGLEWSQIYGSHYPRLAIDGQGRIYVVSHQGDKTLFQDTDRVIYNIYDPATGWGQAQCIDPAAPTGCGHPAVAAGASCAHVVWMDKRGSLFHRILGDIPLIEGNGNAPIPIIQANPTTGTMPLTVQFDGSGSYDLDGRIVSYLWEFGDGDSAWSAKVTHTYAEAGGYEPRLYVTDDRGQTSMTFVYIQVAPITGEGVIHSISPTGYVPAYVSLGDPYYADRDYRVTSIPPAYDGLLWLKTCNNDKAKSDLNITFAVGDTLIMYVVHDGRVPTPSWLSADFVRTDDKVGVSDATNTDFRIWRSKRSYVPGETVALGPNGATGAGSMYVVMVRCISAPPDLQPQAVLVNSDLTLRWREVPRAEGYLVYRGESPYFEPETPVASVRGTEWTDPGVGSDGVDRFYVIKAKRPAGAKPAVQRIGMMQRALAPGLNLLSLPLMPADSSLGGVLGKQLTGGPNAMQADRVLKWTGTGYEVAWLVGGTGTPYDGKWFSQSGVSLSKMKLHPGEGFWVEVRKGHPTPILTFIGQVCMDSVRTIRLNPGYNLIGSCFPTAVDLQETGLRENGVVVGASNMRQADRIMVWNGKEYDVAWLVDRTGTPYDGLWLNEVGSAVADIKLEPGVGYWLHIRNSSGSKVWMFPNPAR, from the coding sequence GTGCGGAGGAAACGGCTAGAGGGCGCAATTAGCAGAGGGACTTGGGGTGCAGGACGAGTTTTCCTGTTAGTAGCGGTGGCAGCCGTGGGAATGGCCGCGTCTGCCGTCGAAGGAGGCAATGTCTTGAGCGTGCAGGGCACCCGGTTTTTGCTTGACGGCAAGCCTTTCGAAATGTGGGGCATTCGCGTCGTCAACGCGCTCTGGGACGACCAGCAGACACAGGAGCTGCTGGCAGCCATGCCTCAGTATCGTGCGTACGGCATCAACACCCTTGGCGTCAACCTGCAAGGCGGGAGCCCGGGTTTCGAGATTGATGCTAACGGCAAGTGGTACTCGAATAGTGCCTTCCGCTCTGATGGTACGTTGAAGCCCGAATACATGGAGCGCTTGCGTGCCATCCTGGAAAGGGCGCGTGAGCTTGACATGGTGGTAAACGTCGGCTACTTCTATCAGCGGCAGTGTAGGAAAATGGCCTTGACCCCGAACCTGGACAAAGACCATTGGGATAACCCCGCCGCCATCTATCGCGCGGTGCGCAATGCTACCGAGTGGCTGCGGCCCTACAGGCATGTGTTTCTGGACATCGCCAACGAATATGGGCACGGTGGGTACCAGTACCCAGAAGTGTTTTCTACCGCCAGACGACCCGCAGACCGCGTGCCGCTTGCCAAGGCGCTCGTCGATACTGTACACGCAGTCGACCCGGACCGACTTTGCGGCATCAGTCCCATGTCTGATGAAGGGATTATCGACATCCCCACAGCGGACATCTGCTATACGCATGGTCACCCCCAGCCGCACATGTCAGGTAATAGGCCACAAGTGAACAATGAGCAGCTGAATCGGGGCTCGAATGGCGTGTACACCCAGGATCTGAAACAGCAGATCACAAGCGAGGCCGTGCTGGAGCGCGAGAACGGCAACTACTGGTTCTGGCATAGCGCCTGGATTCAGTACTACCCCTTCAACTTCATGCTGACTGGTGAGGGTACGGAGGCGAGCCCAGGTGACGGCTGGATCCTCGATTTCATTGCCTCGGTGAGCAACAAACTTTACTTAGTGATCACTCAGCCGACCCAGAACCGCGTCGACCTTGGACAGCCAATCACTTTTGAGGGTGAAGCCTACGACGGCGATGGCACGCTCATTACCGACCCCAGCGCGTACAGCTGGTCCTACGACCGCGTGGGCGGGTCCCAGGATGTGCCATTGGGCACCGGGCGCACAGGAACGGTGACCTTCACGATGCCCGGCACCTACCACCTCCAGCTGCGCGTAACCCACGCTGGTCAGACCAAGAGCAAGACGTGCACCATTTACGCTGGCACGCAAGCCGGCCACCCCTTGCCATTGGGCGTAGACGGCATGTTCCCGGCGATGGCTGTCGATAAGTACGGCCGGGCACACCTGGTCTTCTTGGGCACAGAAGGTGTCTACTACATGCGTTTCAACCTCTCTACCTGGAGCGAGCCAGAACGCATCCCAGGCAGCGGCGGGGCCTGGGCCCGGTGTCACAATTCCTTAGACATTGCCCTGGACAGCAACGGGCTGCCCCACGTGGCTTGGTACTCGGAGGGCAAAATCAAATACGCCGCGCGCCTGAGCGACACTTGGACCGCACCCCAGTACGTGGCCACCGCAGAAAAATTTGCCATTGCGCTGGATACCTACAACAACGTCTGGGTTCTCTATCGCGGCAAGTACATGGGTTCTGAGGCTCCCTTCTATCGTGTAAAGTCTGCTGACGCGGCCTCCTTCGGGGATTCGGTCCTGGTATACTACACGGTCACTGATCGCACTCACGCCTACTGCGACATTGCCAGCGGGCCAAATGGCGATGTGCACCTTCTCTGGAGGTGGGACAACATGGGGGAGGACTATGATCCTCTATACCGGTCTTACCGGAGTGGGCGTTGGGGAGCGGTGGAGAACATTGATAACTCCGAGGAAAAGATCGGCGAGGGGTTGTTCATCGCCGTTCACCCCAATGGCACTCCTTATGTGAGCTACTGGGACCGGGCCGCATGGGTGGCCAGAAGGACAGGGGAGAGCAACTGGCCGAAGATGCGCGTGCCAGGTCTGGAGTGGAGCCAGATTTACGGCAGTCACTATCCTCGCCTGGCCATCGATGGTCAGGGGCGCATTTATGTGGTGAGCCACCAAGGCGACAAAACGCTTTTCCAAGACACCGACCGGGTCATCTACAACATTTACGACCCTGCTACTGGCTGGGGGCAAGCACAATGCATAGACCCAGCGGCTCCTACGGGGTGTGGGCATCCAGCCGTTGCTGCTGGCGCGAGTTGCGCCCACGTGGTGTGGATGGATAAGCGGGGTAGCCTGTTCCATCGTATTCTTGGGGATATCCCACTCATTGAAGGGAACGGCAACGCCCCGATCCCTATTATTCAAGCGAATCCCACCACGGGCACCATGCCCCTGACCGTGCAATTCGACGGGAGCGGCTCCTACGACCTGGACGGGCGCATCGTTTCTTACCTTTGGGAATTCGGGGATGGCGATAGTGCTTGGTCTGCAAAGGTCACCCACACCTATGCCGAGGCCGGCGGCTATGAACCGCGCCTTTACGTGACCGACGACCGCGGCCAGACGTCGATGACGTTCGTGTACATTCAGGTCGCACCGATTACGGGCGAGGGGGTCATTCACTCGATTAGTCCAACAGGGTACGTGCCTGCCTACGTTTCTCTTGGCGACCCCTACTACGCGGATCGGGACTACCGTGTGACCTCCATACCGCCCGCCTACGATGGATTGCTTTGGTTGAAGACCTGCAACAACGACAAGGCGAAGAGCGACTTGAACATAACCTTCGCGGTGGGTGACACGCTCATTATGTACGTCGTGCACGACGGGCGGGTGCCCACCCCTTCCTGGCTAAGTGCCGATTTTGTGCGCACCGACGACAAAGTAGGGGTCTCTGACGCCACCAATACTGACTTCCGCATCTGGCGTTCAAAGCGATCTTATGTGCCAGGCGAGACAGTGGCCCTCGGCCCCAATGGGGCCACCGGCGCGGGCAGCATGTACGTGGTGATGGTGCGCTGCATAAGCGCTCCGCCAGACTTGCAACCGCAGGCCGTCCTGGTCAACTCTGACCTCACCCTTCGTTGGCGGGAAGTACCCCGGGCCGAAGGTTATCTGGTCTATCGAGGCGAGTCACCGTACTTCGAGCCAGAAACGCCAGTGGCTTCGGTCAGGGGCACCGAATGGACTGATCCCGGTGTGGGCTCTGACGGGGTTGACCGCTTCTACGTCATCAAGGCGAAGAGGCCGGCAGGCGCCAAGCCCGCCGTGCAGCGCATCGGCATGATGCAGCGAGCTCTTGCCCCGGGCCTGAATCTATTGTCCCTCCCCCTCATGCCGGCTGATTCCTCCCTGGGGGGGGTCCTGGGCAAACAGCTCACCGGAGGCCCAAATGCCATGCAGGCCGACCGCGTGCTGAAATGGACAGGGACTGGTTACGAAGTGGCCTGGCTGGTGGGCGGCACAGGTACCCCTTACGACGGGAAGTGGTTTTCGCAATCGGGAGTATCCCTAAGCAAGATGAAATTGCACCCGGGCGAGGGTTTTTGGGTGGAAGTTCGCAAAGGTCATCCCACACCCATTCTGACTTTCATCGGCCAAGTGTGCATGGATTCGGTGCGGACTATCCGGCTAAACCCCGGCTACAATCTGATCGGGAGCTGTTTTCCGACAGCGGTCGATCTGCAGGAGACCGGCTTGCGGGAGAACGGGGTCGTGGTGGGGGCCTCCAACATGCGGCAAGCTGACCGCATCATGGTCTGGAATGGCAAGGAGTATGATGTGGCCTGGCTGGTGGACCGCACAGGTACCCCCTACGACGGTCTATGGCTCAATGAGGTGGGGTCAGCGGTGGCCGACATCAAGCTGGAACCCGGCGTTGGCTACTGGCTGCATATCCGCAACAGCTCGGGCAGTAAGGTGTGGATGTTCCCTAACCCGGCACGCTGA
- a CDS encoding T9SS type A sorting domain-containing protein, with product MGRSVRWSMVGGLGAALLWAGLASAGTVDISCASGVKDHTGQPLRGNAFLGTGDLIQVIYVGANGINDIPDDFGNPTGDDELIGETFVGAGFPLNPDEGKFSAQFTHDRLAHGNLIYVRAWDGPSVIEATHYGDSQLGTVQLVGGFGAIDFPSWSTDNLVVAVELLSFEAVGVASGIRLKWVTATETENLGFELYRSRRRDGGYVKITTKLIPGAGNCQERRAYTYEDQEVDFDSTYYYRLADVDFSGRRGFHGPVSGVRKFLPKEYQLHPNFPNPFNPSTTIQFDLKEPGNVSVRIYNMLGQLVRVLVDQRMEAGRYRREWDGCNDLGTAVPSGLYECVMEVNGRRLSRRLVLMK from the coding sequence ATGGGTCGGAGCGTTAGATGGTCAATGGTGGGGGGTCTCGGTGCGGCACTCCTTTGGGCCGGACTTGCCTCCGCAGGAACTGTCGACATAAGTTGTGCAAGTGGCGTCAAAGATCACACTGGCCAACCTTTGAGGGGCAACGCCTTTCTGGGCACCGGGGACCTAATTCAGGTCATCTATGTCGGCGCCAACGGCATCAACGACATCCCCGACGATTTTGGCAACCCGACGGGTGACGACGAACTGATTGGCGAAACCTTCGTGGGTGCAGGATTTCCCCTCAATCCGGACGAAGGCAAGTTCTCCGCCCAGTTTACGCACGATCGTCTTGCCCACGGCAACCTCATTTACGTGCGCGCCTGGGACGGACCTTCGGTGATAGAGGCCACCCACTATGGCGACTCTCAGCTTGGGACTGTCCAGCTCGTTGGCGGGTTCGGAGCCATCGATTTTCCGAGTTGGTCGACCGACAACCTGGTCGTTGCGGTGGAGCTACTCTCCTTTGAGGCCGTCGGTGTCGCCTCCGGCATTCGCCTCAAGTGGGTCACTGCTACGGAGACGGAGAATCTGGGCTTTGAGCTTTACCGCAGTAGGCGCAGGGATGGAGGCTATGTGAAGATCACCACAAAGCTTATCCCTGGGGCAGGTAATTGCCAAGAGCGGCGGGCGTACACGTACGAAGACCAGGAGGTGGATTTCGATTCCACATACTACTACAGACTTGCCGACGTGGACTTTTCAGGTCGTCGCGGTTTTCACGGGCCTGTGAGCGGGGTGAGGAAGTTCTTGCCCAAAGAGTACCAGCTTCACCCCAATTTCCCGAACCCGTTCAATCCCAGCACGACCATCCAATTTGACCTGAAAGAGCCCGGCAACGTGTCCGTGCGCATTTACAACATGCTCGGCCAACTGGTGCGCGTGCTGGTCGACCAGAGAATGGAAGCCGGGCGATATCGCCGGGAGTGGGACGGCTGCAACGACCTGGGCACCGCAGTGCCCTCGGGGCTTTACGAGTGCGTGATGGAGGTAAATGGTAGGCGCCTCTCACGTCGGCTCGTGCTGATGAAGTGA
- a CDS encoding sugar transferase, producing MKEDWCSKRFLEQLVDYKADRIPGFIWCASVGQLVDCGRLGSEVDKWATLERLADLKPRRLYGLAKRALDVFLAAAGLLLCLPLFAVVAVAIKADSPGPVIFKQVRIGQNRRRAQRRNGHLFDRRNGDLKGKPFTIYKFRTMYVNVDDYDWRPKGNGDPRVTRVGRVLRRLCIDELPQLVNVLKGEMSMVGPRPELPHIVQEYNSLEEQRLNVKPGITGLWQLKGPRNERIHDNIHLDLNYLWRRSFWLDLAIIARTLLFVVRLKNV from the coding sequence ATGAAAGAGGACTGGTGCAGCAAGCGGTTTCTGGAACAACTCGTGGACTACAAGGCGGACCGGATCCCCGGCTTCATTTGGTGCGCATCGGTCGGGCAGCTGGTCGACTGCGGTAGGTTGGGGTCCGAAGTTGACAAGTGGGCCACCCTGGAGCGCCTGGCGGACTTGAAGCCACGGCGCTTGTACGGGCTTGCAAAGAGGGCTCTGGATGTGTTCCTGGCCGCCGCCGGCTTGCTGCTCTGCTTGCCACTGTTTGCCGTGGTGGCAGTGGCTATCAAAGCCGACTCACCCGGGCCGGTGATATTCAAGCAGGTGCGCATTGGTCAGAACCGCCGGCGGGCACAGCGGCGAAACGGCCACCTTTTCGACCGGCGCAACGGGGACCTGAAGGGGAAGCCATTCACGATTTATAAGTTTCGCACCATGTATGTGAATGTGGATGACTATGACTGGCGGCCAAAAGGGAACGGCGACCCCCGGGTGACGCGGGTCGGCCGCGTCCTCCGCCGGCTGTGCATCGACGAGTTACCCCAGCTTGTCAATGTGCTGAAGGGCGAGATGAGCATGGTGGGCCCGAGGCCAGAGCTGCCTCATATCGTCCAAGAATACAACAGCCTGGAAGAACAGCGATTGAACGTCAAACCAGGTATTACCGGGCTATGGCAGTTGAAGGGCCCGCGGAACGAAAGGATTCACGACAATATCCACCTAGATTTGAACTACCTGTGGCGCCGTTCCTTTTGGTTAGACCTTGCCATCATCGCACGTACGCTTCTGTTTGTCGTGCGCCTGAAGAACGTGTGA